One window of Desulfobacca acetoxidans DSM 11109 genomic DNA carries:
- a CDS encoding B12-binding domain-containing radical SAM protein, with translation MNVFLVFVRDHNFCQLLPRELDRSGSDNGRIKIMGFPPLGIQTLAPIVRQHGHQVRLFDTCHPQMQPEHIAQATEADRPDVIALSCLSTTTYPAVKDLSRRLKVAAPKIPLILGGAFATMNSVRILRDCPDLDCVGVGEGEELLPDYLQNLDDPGSVAGLVWRHGGKIVRNVPRPLLRNLDQFPYPDRASLPIDYIESLPLDVPAVLSLDKFCTMQTSRGCPYSCIYCDIPALSRGKWRYRSSAHVLGEMQLLNDSGYRSIYLTDDHFLLNRKRIGEICCGFLERRLEFRWGCEGRVDAVAVDQLSLMKKANCNFLAFGVEAGTQKVLDRLNKKQTLLQVKHAVSEAKRQGIERVHGFFLVGSPGESKKDMMASFRFATRLQIDTFGFNRLCTYRGTPLWQEYIDRGIIDDERDWDKWFKCSDIDPTALSGSVVNRVRMQGYAWLFACRIFRRPIRTYKLLRLLGRHMKRTDIFKLLWSPFRRRSLSRKPDLPARMMELGLTEPLRNILPITGSTPS, from the coding sequence AGGGAACTGGATAGGTCAGGGTCTGACAATGGCCGGATCAAAATTATGGGCTTCCCACCCCTGGGAATCCAAACCCTTGCTCCGATCGTACGCCAGCATGGACATCAGGTCCGGCTATTCGACACCTGTCACCCGCAAATGCAGCCAGAACACATCGCTCAGGCAACCGAGGCCGATCGTCCCGATGTCATTGCCCTCTCTTGCCTCTCGACGACCACCTACCCGGCGGTCAAAGATTTATCCAGGCGGCTAAAAGTCGCGGCCCCGAAAATTCCCCTTATCCTGGGCGGCGCCTTTGCCACCATGAATTCGGTCCGTATCCTCAGAGACTGCCCTGACCTGGACTGCGTAGGGGTTGGGGAAGGGGAAGAGCTTCTCCCTGACTACCTTCAGAACCTTGACGATCCAGGCTCCGTGGCAGGACTGGTCTGGCGTCATGGTGGGAAGATTGTGAGAAACGTACCACGTCCGCTCCTTCGAAATCTGGATCAATTTCCTTATCCTGACCGGGCCAGCCTTCCCATCGACTACATCGAGTCATTGCCTTTGGATGTCCCCGCTGTTCTCTCTTTGGATAAATTTTGTACCATGCAGACATCGCGAGGCTGCCCCTATTCCTGCATCTATTGCGACATCCCGGCCCTGTCCCGGGGCAAATGGCGCTACCGTTCCTCGGCCCATGTACTGGGAGAAATGCAGCTGCTAAATGATTCGGGTTATCGGTCGATTTACCTCACTGACGATCATTTTCTTCTTAACCGAAAGCGCATTGGTGAAATCTGTTGCGGTTTCCTGGAACGCCGACTGGAATTCCGGTGGGGCTGCGAAGGTCGGGTTGATGCGGTCGCGGTTGATCAACTGTCTCTGATGAAAAAAGCCAATTGCAATTTCCTGGCCTTTGGAGTGGAGGCGGGCACCCAAAAGGTCCTTGACCGACTAAATAAAAAGCAGACTCTGCTACAGGTGAAACACGCCGTCAGTGAAGCGAAGCGTCAAGGCATCGAAAGGGTGCACGGTTTTTTTCTTGTCGGCTCTCCCGGGGAATCGAAAAAAGACATGATGGCCAGTTTCCGCTTTGCCACCAGGTTGCAGATCGACACCTTCGGGTTCAATCGCTTATGCACCTATCGGGGCACTCCGTTATGGCAGGAGTACATCGACCGAGGGATCATTGATGACGAGCGCGATTGGGATAAATGGTTCAAATGTTCAGATATCGATCCCACCGCCCTGTCCGGATCGGTGGTAAACCGGGTACGCATGCAAGGCTATGCCTGGCTTTTTGCTTGCCGTATTTTCCGGCGGCCTATCCGTACCTATAAGCTCCTGCGATTGTTAGGCCGGCATATGAAGAGAACCGATATCTTTAAGTTGCTCTGGAGCCCATTTCGGCGCCGGAGTTTAAGCCGGAAACCGGATCTCCCGGCCAGGATGATGGAGCTAGGACTCACCGAACCCCTCAGAAATATCCTCCCCATCACAGGAAGCACCCCATCCTGA